Genomic segment of Candidatus Chlorohelix allophototropha:
AAAAAATCGCAGCTCTTCCGGGTTGAACACTCCAAAGTATTGGGCAGAGAAACACTTGACTACCTCTTCGGAGCGTTGCAACATCTCTTTTCCGGCTTCGGTAAGATGCACCAGCACTGCCCGCCGATCCTGTGGATGTGGCAATCGCTGCACCAGTCCCCGCTCTTCCAATTCATTTACAATCCCCACCATTTTAGCCTTATCAATACGAAGCGGCGGGCTGAGGTGTGCCTGAACCTGCGGACCAAAACTTTCCAACACTCCTAGCACTCCCAGTTGTTGTTCATTAATTCCTAGCGGCGTAATTGCATCGGAAAAAAGGGTGCGTCCAATTTCTGCTACCTGATACAGGACAAAACCGGTAGAGCGCATTATAAAATCTGGCAGGTAATGGTTTCCTTCCAATTTTATTCTCCTGTTTTTTGTTTGCCGAGCCGAAAACGTTTGAACTAAAAACATTATTAATAAAAACGTTTCTGTAAAAAATGCTATCATAAAAAACGATTCTGTCAATTCTCATTTTATCGAGTGGTTATCTTAATCGGAGAATAAAGGTCTTGAAAATTCGCGATTTAAATCCTAAACTACTTCTATTCTTTTGGTTTGTTAAACAATCACAGCGCTTCGATTGTTTCATCGTTTGTACTTGCTCCTGTAGTGAAAGGAGGATAGTAATGAAAAAAATTAGAACTCTCTTGATTGTGCTTCCAATTTTGATGCTCTTGCTGGTTGCCTGTGGCAATGAGAATGTCAATAGAGCCGTTCCGGCAGGGCTGGAAATCGTTAATAAATATCAGACCTTGTTTAATCAAGGAGATGTGGTGGGCGTTACTTCCCTTTTTGATGAGCGTTCTTACGTTTCGGTCAAAAATCGCTATGAGCCTGAAACCGGTGCGCTTTCTGATGGTAGTTGGAATGTGTACATTGACATAGATAGCTGGATTCAGCAGCAGGTAAAAGATAATATGCAAATCGCCTTGTCTGATTGCAGCCTTGCTACCAACCTGATTACCT
This window contains:
- a CDS encoding MarR family winged helix-turn-helix transcriptional regulator, with product MEGNHYLPDFIMRSTGFVLYQVAEIGRTLFSDAITPLGINEQQLGVLGVLESFGPQVQAHLSPPLRIDKAKMVGIVNELEERGLVQRLPHPQDRRAVLVHLTEAGKEMLQRSEEVVKCFSAQYFGVFNPEELRFFHELLVRLADTHAPHADALAEHHKTT